A DNA window from Stenotrophomonas sp. 57 contains the following coding sequences:
- a CDS encoding GGDEF domain-containing phosphodiesterase, translating into MDQGIIASLLQHPLASALVIVDRTGRPLAANPAAREHGLPATVASYAPMLEDLRLMAADGGIVACTLPGGPRGHYDGHLRAVHDGAGNLLAFTLSIPEPVPVDGGGRWELALDSAGHSLWDWDIPSDRVVRTPALGDETATEMLARVHSEDIGQVRAALDQHLRGQSEQYSAQFRFRQADGQWRWVLDRGRVVARTADGQPLRMVGTHTDIEQQKQLESLLQEQQLHLSEAQRIASMGSWSFDPNTGHFWWSPELRSLLALEQGAVPGQRRWLKQLHPRSRGALRAAWRRLWRDGRAANLELELTRGHEPSQHLRLWMQPLLDMDGQPKRLLGQVQNITEQHQTDALIRWRTELLNRVSALGRIGGCEIEVQTRSMQWTEECYRIHGLRKEPITLDQALALYTEDSRNAFEAALARIANGGLPEQLDLCFYRQSGLRVWVQVLIELDRRDGLPPRFVVLFRDITREREANERIELLAHYDLLTGLPNRVLLGEQTAEAIEEARDRGTSLAMLFIDLDGFKTINDSFGHATGDALLKAAATRLHQNLRNNDLFGRFSGDEFIVVLRDLAEPEDAGHVARKLIASLAEPLRRGDTTLKVGASVGIAMLGDAQTDFDSLLRAADAAMYAAKEAGRNTYQYYSQDALARIQRKLELEHALHGAIEREEFSLAYQPLLHAHHGEPPAIEALLRWHRPGIGYCSPAEFIPIAEKCGEIVRIGDWVLNEACRQATAWDRAGLHFDRIAVNVSAVQLRDRGFAERVIEICHAHGWPPQRLELELTESALIRDTDILRHCFDVLERHGVPLAVDDFGTGFSNLNYLNRFPVGRLKIDRSFVQGMLHDSGTAEVTQAIVHLGHALGMKVVAEGVETHQEEDMLRRQGCDEIQGYLYSRPLSPRDLAQWLRQPQPVSLRTDASGEAVLVR; encoded by the coding sequence ACCAAGGGATCATCGCCAGCCTGCTGCAGCACCCGCTTGCGTCGGCACTGGTCATCGTCGACCGTACGGGGCGCCCGCTGGCGGCCAATCCGGCTGCGCGCGAGCATGGCCTGCCGGCCACCGTGGCCTCCTATGCGCCGATGCTGGAAGATCTGCGCCTGATGGCCGCCGATGGCGGCATCGTGGCCTGTACGTTGCCGGGTGGCCCGCGAGGCCACTACGACGGGCACCTGCGTGCCGTGCACGATGGCGCTGGCAATCTGCTGGCCTTCACGCTGAGCATTCCCGAGCCGGTACCGGTGGATGGGGGCGGGCGCTGGGAGCTTGCGCTGGACAGCGCCGGCCACAGCCTGTGGGACTGGGACATTCCCAGCGACCGCGTGGTGCGCACCCCGGCGCTGGGCGACGAGACCGCCACCGAAATGCTGGCGCGCGTCCACAGCGAAGACATCGGCCAGGTGCGTGCTGCACTGGACCAGCACCTGCGCGGGCAGAGCGAGCAGTACAGCGCGCAGTTCCGCTTCCGTCAGGCGGACGGCCAGTGGCGCTGGGTGCTCGACCGCGGTCGCGTGGTGGCGCGTACCGCCGACGGGCAACCCTTGCGCATGGTCGGCACGCATACCGACATCGAGCAGCAGAAGCAGCTCGAATCGCTGCTGCAGGAACAGCAGCTGCACTTGAGCGAGGCGCAGCGCATCGCAAGCATGGGCAGCTGGTCGTTCGATCCCAACACCGGCCACTTCTGGTGGTCGCCGGAACTGCGCTCGCTGCTGGCGCTGGAGCAGGGCGCCGTGCCCGGCCAGCGACGGTGGTTGAAGCAGCTGCATCCGCGCTCCCGCGGTGCGCTGCGGGCGGCGTGGAGGCGATTGTGGCGGGACGGCCGCGCCGCCAACCTGGAGCTGGAACTGACCCGCGGCCATGAGCCTTCGCAGCACCTGCGGCTGTGGATGCAGCCGCTGCTGGACATGGACGGGCAACCCAAGCGCCTGCTCGGCCAGGTGCAGAACATCACCGAACAGCACCAGACCGATGCGTTGATCCGCTGGCGCACCGAACTGCTGAACCGGGTCTCCGCGCTGGGCCGTATCGGCGGCTGCGAGATCGAAGTGCAGACCCGCAGCATGCAATGGACCGAGGAGTGCTACCGCATCCATGGCCTGCGCAAGGAACCGATCACCCTCGACCAAGCGCTGGCGCTGTACACCGAGGACTCGCGCAACGCGTTCGAGGCGGCGCTCGCCCGTATCGCCAACGGCGGCCTGCCCGAGCAGCTGGACCTGTGCTTCTACCGCCAGTCCGGCCTGCGCGTCTGGGTGCAGGTGCTGATCGAACTGGACCGCCGTGATGGGCTGCCGCCGCGCTTCGTGGTGCTGTTCCGCGACATCACCCGGGAACGCGAGGCCAACGAGCGCATCGAGCTGCTGGCCCATTACGATCTGCTCACCGGTCTGCCCAACCGCGTGCTGCTCGGCGAGCAGACAGCAGAAGCCATCGAGGAAGCGCGCGACCGTGGCACCTCGCTGGCGATGCTGTTCATCGATCTGGACGGCTTCAAAACCATCAACGACAGCTTCGGTCATGCCACCGGTGATGCGCTGCTGAAGGCCGCTGCGACGCGCCTGCACCAGAACCTGCGCAACAACGACCTGTTTGGCCGCTTCAGTGGCGACGAGTTCATCGTGGTGCTGCGCGATCTGGCCGAGCCGGAAGACGCCGGCCACGTGGCGCGCAAGTTGATCGCTTCGCTGGCCGAGCCGCTGCGCCGTGGCGACACCACGTTGAAGGTCGGCGCCAGTGTCGGCATCGCGATGCTGGGCGACGCGCAGACCGACTTCGATTCCCTGCTGCGTGCCGCCGATGCGGCGATGTACGCGGCCAAGGAGGCCGGCCGCAATACCTACCAGTACTACAGCCAGGACGCGCTGGCCCGCATCCAGCGCAAGCTGGAGCTCGAGCATGCACTCCACGGCGCCATCGAGCGCGAAGAGTTCAGCCTGGCCTACCAGCCGCTGCTGCATGCCCATCATGGCGAGCCACCGGCCATCGAAGCGCTGCTGCGCTGGCACCGGCCCGGGATCGGCTACTGCAGCCCGGCCGAGTTCATCCCCATCGCAGAGAAGTGCGGCGAGATCGTACGGATCGGCGACTGGGTGCTCAATGAAGCCTGCCGCCAGGCCACCGCCTGGGACCGCGCCGGCCTGCACTTTGATCGCATCGCGGTCAATGTGTCGGCGGTGCAGTTGCGGGATCGCGGCTTCGCCGAACGCGTGATCGAGATCTGCCATGCCCATGGCTGGCCGCCGCAACGGCTGGAACTGGAGCTGACCGAGTCGGCGCTGATCCGTGACACCGACATCCTGCGCCACTGCTTCGATGTACTGGAGCGCCATGGCGTGCCGCTGGCAGTGGACGACTTCGGGACCGGATTTTCCAACCTCAACTATCTGAACCGCTTCCCGGTGGGCCGCCTGAAGATCGACCGCAGTTTCGTGCAGGGCATGCTGCATGATTCGGGCACGGCCGAGGTGACCCAGGCGATCGTGCACCTGGGCCACGCGCTGGGCATGAAGGTGGTGGCCGAGGGCGTGGAAACGCACCAGGAAGAAGACATGCTGCGCCGCCAGGGCTGCGACGAGATCCAGGGCTACCTGTACTCGCGCCCGCTCAGCCCGCGTGACCTCGCGCAGTGGCTGCGCCAGCCACAGCCGGTTTCGCTGCGCACCGATGCCAGCGGGGAAGCCGTGCTGGTGCGCTGA
- a CDS encoding methyl-accepting chemotaxis protein: protein MYSRIFIRLAAPLALTLLLPIAIGFEWPAALRWAILTTMTLSWLGFAWWTTRAQAHRSPEHARVLREQDQLLTELRNFVGNEIDGSRGEVERARDLIRQAVSSLGGSFDAMNRKSRQQSQALSRIVDRAGDEGNAGLDVARFAQHASHRMEQLVEALEQVSGQSSTTVQHIDQMAQHLDGIFALLEDVKSIADQTNLLALNAAIEAARAGEAGRGFAVVADEVRNLSERSTTFNEQIRKLAHSSKDAIAKVRETVSHMASRDMDRSREARQEAAAMLDNVAQINASLGDGMREVSECARSIDGSVAEAVRALQFEDIATQALGGVHTHLDRLTAINREAVALQELLHRNGGVFDEEIATALQRTGSRLRELRSEWERPPHKPVAQQSMGAGTVELF from the coding sequence ATGTACTCACGCATTTTCATCCGTCTGGCCGCCCCCCTGGCTCTGACCCTGCTGCTCCCCATCGCCATCGGTTTCGAATGGCCGGCCGCCCTGCGCTGGGCGATCCTGACCACGATGACGCTGAGCTGGCTCGGCTTTGCGTGGTGGACCACCCGCGCCCAGGCACATCGTTCCCCCGAACACGCCCGTGTCCTGCGCGAACAGGACCAGCTGCTGACCGAACTGCGCAACTTCGTCGGCAACGAGATTGACGGTTCGCGCGGCGAAGTGGAACGCGCCCGTGACCTGATCCGCCAGGCAGTGTCCAGCCTGGGCGGCAGCTTCGATGCGATGAACCGCAAGTCGCGCCAGCAGAGCCAAGCCCTGTCGCGCATCGTCGACCGCGCTGGTGATGAAGGCAATGCCGGCCTCGACGTTGCCCGTTTCGCCCAGCACGCCAGCCACCGCATGGAACAGCTGGTGGAAGCGCTGGAACAGGTCAGCGGCCAGAGCAGCACCACCGTGCAGCACATCGACCAGATGGCGCAGCACCTGGATGGCATCTTCGCGCTGCTGGAAGACGTCAAGTCGATCGCCGACCAGACCAACCTGCTGGCGCTGAACGCGGCCATCGAAGCGGCGCGTGCCGGTGAAGCCGGTCGTGGCTTCGCCGTGGTCGCTGACGAAGTGCGCAACCTGTCCGAGCGCTCGACCACCTTCAACGAGCAGATCCGCAAGCTGGCGCACAGCTCCAAGGACGCCATCGCCAAGGTGCGCGAGACGGTCTCGCACATGGCCTCGCGTGACATGGACCGCTCCCGCGAAGCCCGCCAGGAAGCGGCGGCGATGCTCGACAACGTTGCGCAGATCAACGCTTCGCTGGGCGACGGCATGCGCGAAGTGTCCGAGTGCGCCCGTTCGATCGATGGCAGCGTGGCCGAGGCCGTGCGCGCCCTGCAGTTCGAAGACATCGCCACCCAGGCACTGGGCGGCGTGCACACCCACCTGGACCGCCTGACGGCGATCAACCGCGAAGCAGTCGCCCTGCAGGAACTGCTGCACCGCAATGGCGGCGTGTTCGACGAAGAGATCGCCACTGCCCTGCAGCGCACCGGCAGCCGCCTGCGCGAACTGCGCAGCGAGTGGGAACGCCCGCCGCACAAGCCGGTTGCCCAGCAGAGCATGGGCGCCGGCACCGTCGAGCTGTTCTGA
- the hflD gene encoding high frequency lysogenization protein HflD, with translation MSFTVDDRVLALAGIAQALQQVRRIADTGHSDAAAVRTAVDSVFRVDASSPQEVFGDRHALKAGLRLLHNYFRNQGQDPILPKLALSVLQLERRFVQDGATVNKVASGIERAQRQATELGDSGHPDVLSNLGGLYADTISHLKPRVMVQGNPHYLGQAGVVAEIRALLLAAVRSAVLWRQLGGSYWDFLFSRKAMIEAVDRQLA, from the coding sequence ATGAGTTTCACTGTCGACGACCGCGTCCTGGCCCTGGCCGGCATTGCCCAGGCCCTGCAGCAGGTACGCCGTATCGCCGATACCGGCCATTCCGACGCCGCCGCCGTGCGCACCGCCGTGGACAGCGTGTTCCGCGTTGATGCGTCCTCGCCGCAGGAGGTGTTCGGTGACCGCCATGCACTGAAGGCCGGACTGCGCCTGCTGCACAACTACTTCCGCAACCAGGGCCAGGACCCGATCCTGCCCAAGCTGGCCCTGTCGGTGCTTCAACTGGAGCGCCGTTTCGTACAGGACGGCGCGACCGTCAACAAGGTCGCCTCGGGCATCGAGCGCGCCCAGCGCCAGGCCACCGAGCTGGGCGACAGCGGTCACCCGGACGTGCTGTCCAACCTCGGCGGCCTGTACGCGGACACCATCAGCCACCTCAAGCCGCGGGTGATGGTGCAGGGCAACCCCCATTACCTGGGCCAGGCCGGCGTGGTGGCCGAGATCCGCGCGCTGCTGCTGGCCGCGGTACGCTCGGCGGTGCTGTGGCGCCAGCTGGGCGGTAGCTACTGGGACTTCCTGTTCAGCCGCAAGGCGATGATCGAGGCCGTGGATCGCCAACTGGCGTGA
- the mnmA gene encoding tRNA 2-thiouridine(34) synthase MnmA, whose translation MSTPRVMVGVSGGVDSSVAAWRLVQQGQAVAGLFMQNWADDGSGDCRAEDDRRDAVAVCGLLGIPFHFRDFSSEYWQGVFEHFLAEYAAGRTPNPDVLCNREVKFKHFLDAARELGAERIATGHYARVAQRGHQWLLLRGADRSKDQSYFLHQLGQEQLSATLFPIGDLEKTDLRRIARDVSLPTHAKKDSTGICFIGERDFREFLGRYLPAKPGQILDPADGSVIAEHPGVFYFTLGQREGLNIGGVRGRPAAPWYVVGKDVASNVLYVDQDRDSKWMLSDRLRSETAHWIAGAPPARRFECTAQTRYRQPDERCTVEVLDDGSVLVTFARPQRAVTPGQSLVLYDGEVCLGGAVIAATDAPLEQRLRTTPSPFEVIAA comes from the coding sequence ATGAGCACTCCGCGCGTGATGGTGGGCGTCTCTGGTGGCGTCGACTCTTCGGTCGCCGCCTGGCGCCTGGTACAGCAGGGTCAGGCCGTGGCCGGCCTGTTCATGCAGAACTGGGCCGACGATGGCAGCGGCGACTGCCGCGCCGAGGACGACCGCCGCGATGCGGTGGCGGTGTGCGGCCTGCTCGGCATCCCCTTCCACTTCCGCGATTTCTCCAGCGAGTACTGGCAGGGCGTGTTCGAACACTTCCTGGCCGAGTACGCCGCCGGCCGCACGCCCAATCCGGACGTGCTGTGCAACCGGGAAGTGAAGTTCAAGCATTTCCTGGATGCCGCCCGCGAGCTCGGCGCCGAGCGCATCGCCACCGGCCACTACGCACGCGTCGCCCAGCGCGGCCACCAGTGGCTGCTGCTGCGCGGTGCCGACCGCTCCAAGGACCAGAGCTACTTCCTGCACCAGCTGGGCCAGGAACAGCTGTCGGCCACCCTGTTCCCGATCGGCGACCTGGAAAAGACCGACCTGCGACGGATCGCGCGCGACGTCAGCCTGCCGACCCACGCCAAGAAGGACTCCACCGGCATCTGCTTCATCGGCGAGCGCGACTTCCGCGAGTTCCTCGGCCGCTACCTGCCGGCCAAGCCCGGCCAGATCCTCGACCCGGCCGACGGCAGCGTGATCGCCGAACACCCGGGCGTGTTCTATTTCACCCTGGGCCAGCGCGAGGGCCTGAACATCGGCGGCGTGCGCGGCCGTCCCGCGGCGCCGTGGTATGTGGTCGGCAAGGACGTGGCCAGCAACGTGCTGTACGTGGACCAGGACCGCGACAGCAAGTGGATGCTGTCCGACCGGCTGCGCTCGGAAACCGCGCACTGGATTGCCGGCGCGCCCCCCGCCCGCCGGTTTGAGTGCACGGCACAGACCCGCTACCGCCAACCCGATGAGCGGTGTACGGTCGAGGTGCTGGACGACGGCAGCGTGCTGGTCACCTTCGCGCGCCCGCAGCGCGCCGTTACCCCCGGTCAATCACTGGTGCTGTATGACGGTGAGGTGTGCCTGGGTGGCGCGGTGATCGCCGCCACCGATGCGCCGCTGGAACAGCGCCTGCGCACCACCCCTTCCCCTTTTGAGGTAATCGCTGCATGA
- a CDS encoding NUDIX hydrolase, translated as MNATPDLRWAPHATVATVVVDGGRVLLVEETIDGRQVLNQPAGHLEPGESLAEAALRETREETGWTVQLTHFIGCYQWTAGDGTAFLRFCYAARPVSHDPAQPLDTGIDRALWLTPAELRAAGERLRSPLVWQVVADYLGGQRHPLSLVREVA; from the coding sequence TTGAACGCCACGCCGGACCTGCGCTGGGCACCGCATGCCACCGTCGCCACGGTCGTGGTAGACGGCGGGCGCGTGCTGCTGGTTGAAGAGACCATCGACGGCCGCCAGGTGCTGAACCAGCCGGCCGGCCACCTCGAGCCGGGCGAAAGCCTGGCCGAGGCAGCCCTGCGCGAGACCCGCGAGGAAACCGGCTGGACGGTGCAGCTGACCCACTTCATTGGCTGCTACCAGTGGACCGCCGGTGACGGTACTGCCTTCCTGCGCTTCTGCTATGCGGCCCGCCCGGTCTCGCACGACCCGGCGCAGCCGCTGGACACCGGCATCGACCGCGCCCTGTGGTTGACGCCGGCCGAGCTGCGGGCCGCCGGTGAACGCCTGCGCAGCCCGCTGGTGTGGCAGGTAGTGGCCGATTACCTGGGTGGCCAGCGCCACCCGCTTTCCCTGGTCCGGGAGGTCGCATGA
- the clpS gene encoding ATP-dependent Clp protease adapter ClpS — translation MPHESSPDSQHEHGVAVEPARPEVAPPPFYQVMLLNDDYTPMDFVVDVLQQFFSMDLDKATQVMLHVHTRGRGVCGVFTREVAETKVAQVNEYSRMNQHPLLCTMEKA, via the coding sequence ATGCCTCATGAGTCTTCCCCTGATTCCCAGCACGAGCACGGCGTTGCCGTAGAGCCCGCGCGCCCGGAAGTGGCGCCGCCGCCGTTCTACCAAGTGATGCTGCTCAACGACGACTACACCCCGATGGATTTCGTGGTGGACGTCCTGCAGCAGTTCTTCAGCATGGACCTGGACAAGGCCACGCAGGTGATGCTGCACGTCCACACCCGCGGCCGCGGTGTGTGCGGGGTGTTCACCCGTGAAGTGGCCGAGACCAAGGTTGCCCAGGTCAACGAGTATTCGCGGATGAACCAGCATCCGTTGCTGTGCACGATGGAAAAGGCCTGA
- a CDS encoding APH(6) family putative aminoglycoside O-phosphotransferase produces the protein MSEPYLSRWRLRRDGRAIETPRARLWPVLTDAGEPAMLKVSDEPEEQNAHRLLRWWNGDGAARLLAHEGPAILVERASGDSLRQRSIKGDDDTCTTILCQVLQRLHRPRSAPPAELVCLRTWFADLLQPRAALPPLLEQCRSLAEGLLQEEQEIRPLHGDLHHDNVLDFGARGWLAIDPKRLLGDRAFDYTTLFSNPDLCGPRIHVATRPERFVARLERVTALAELERTRLLRWIAASTGLSAVWFRDDGDTADIDETVARMALEALAEA, from the coding sequence ATGAGCGAACCCTACCTGAGCCGCTGGCGATTGCGGCGTGATGGCCGCGCCATCGAAACGCCCCGCGCCCGGCTCTGGCCGGTGCTGACCGACGCCGGCGAACCGGCGATGCTGAAGGTCAGCGACGAACCCGAGGAGCAGAACGCCCATCGCCTGCTGCGCTGGTGGAACGGTGACGGTGCTGCCCGCCTGCTGGCCCACGAGGGACCGGCGATCCTGGTCGAACGCGCCAGCGGCGATTCGCTGCGGCAACGCTCGATCAAGGGCGACGATGACACCTGCACCACGATCCTGTGCCAGGTCCTGCAGCGGCTGCACCGGCCACGGAGCGCACCGCCAGCGGAGCTGGTCTGCCTGCGTACATGGTTCGCCGACCTGCTGCAGCCAAGGGCTGCGCTGCCGCCACTGCTGGAACAGTGCAGATCACTGGCGGAAGGGCTGCTGCAGGAAGAGCAGGAGATCCGGCCGCTGCACGGCGACCTGCACCACGACAACGTGCTCGATTTCGGCGCACGTGGCTGGCTGGCGATCGACCCGAAGCGGCTGCTGGGCGACCGCGCCTTCGACTACACCACGCTGTTCAGCAACCCGGATCTCTGCGGCCCGCGCATCCATGTCGCGACGCGGCCGGAACGGTTTGTGGCTCGCCTTGAACGGGTCACGGCGCTGGCGGAGCTGGAACGCACGCGCCTGCTGCGCTGGATCGCGGCCAGCACGGGATTGTCGGCGGTGTGGTTCCGGGATGACGGCGACACGGCTGACATCGATGAGACGGTGGCGCGGATGGCACTGGAGGCACTCGCGGAAGCGTGA
- the clpA gene encoding ATP-dependent Clp protease ATP-binding subunit ClpA: MFSKDLEHTIGQCYKRAREARHEFMTVEHLLLALLDNPSAQAVLKACGADAERLRQELEQAIEASVSRLAEDDGRDTQPTLGFQRVLQRAVYHVQSSGKKEVTGANVLVAIFGEKDSHAVYYLNQQDVTRLDVVNYLSHGIAKLGEEGEQPSSSSEGEGRMEGGDGEPKGDALTEFASNLNEQARAGRIDPLVGRADEIERTIQVLCRRRKNNPLYVGEAGVGKTAIAEGLARRIVEGSVPDVLADAVIYSLDLGALVAGTKYRGDFEKRLKSVLTALKKVPNAVLFIDEIHTIIGAGSASGGTMDASNLIKPALASGELRCIGSTTFQEYRGIFEKDRALARRFQKIDIVEPTVGETYEILQGLKSKYELHHGVTYSDEALQAAVDLSVKHIGDRLLPDKAIDVIDEAGARQRLLPEGQRKELIDVEEVEAIVAKMARIPTKQVSATDKDVLQHLERNLKMVIFGQDPAIETLSSAIKLARSGLGNPEKPIGNFLFAGPTGVGKTEVTKQLALQLGIELVRFDMSEYMEPHSISRLIGAPPGYVGFDQGGLLTEKIVKTPHCVLLLDEIEKAHPDIFNILLQVMDRGVLTDTNGREANFKNVVLVMTTNAGAAQASRRSIGFTKQDHATDAMETIRRSFTPEFRNRLDAVVQFQALGFEHILRVVDKFLIELEMLLQDKHVSLSATPTARDWLAHHGFDPLMGARPMARVIQDKIKRPLADELLFGKLVNGGKVNIDVRNDELVVETQAEPERLLPVTVE; encoded by the coding sequence ATGTTCAGCAAAGACCTCGAACACACCATCGGCCAGTGCTACAAGCGCGCCCGTGAGGCCCGGCATGAGTTCATGACGGTCGAACACCTGCTGTTGGCACTGCTCGACAACCCGTCCGCCCAGGCCGTACTGAAGGCCTGTGGTGCCGACGCCGAACGCCTGCGCCAGGAGCTGGAGCAGGCCATCGAGGCCTCCGTGTCCCGCCTGGCCGAAGATGACGGCCGCGACACACAGCCGACCCTGGGCTTCCAGCGCGTGCTGCAGCGGGCCGTTTACCACGTGCAGTCCTCGGGCAAGAAAGAGGTCACCGGCGCCAACGTGCTGGTCGCCATCTTCGGCGAAAAGGACTCCCACGCCGTCTACTACCTCAACCAGCAGGACGTCACTCGCCTGGATGTGGTCAATTACCTGTCCCACGGCATCGCCAAGCTGGGCGAGGAAGGCGAGCAGCCATCTTCTTCCTCCGAGGGCGAGGGCCGCATGGAGGGCGGCGATGGCGAGCCGAAGGGCGATGCCCTGACCGAGTTCGCCAGCAACCTCAACGAGCAGGCCCGGGCTGGCCGCATCGACCCGCTGGTCGGTCGCGCCGACGAGATCGAGCGCACCATCCAGGTCCTGTGCCGCCGCCGCAAGAACAACCCGCTGTACGTGGGTGAGGCCGGCGTGGGCAAGACGGCCATCGCCGAGGGCCTGGCCCGCCGCATCGTCGAAGGCTCGGTGCCGGACGTGCTGGCCGACGCGGTGATCTACTCGCTCGACCTGGGCGCGCTGGTGGCCGGCACCAAGTACCGGGGCGACTTCGAGAAGCGCCTGAAGAGCGTGCTGACCGCGCTGAAGAAGGTGCCCAACGCGGTGCTGTTCATCGACGAGATCCACACCATCATCGGTGCCGGTTCGGCGTCGGGCGGCACCATGGACGCGTCCAACCTGATCAAGCCGGCGCTGGCCTCCGGCGAGCTGCGCTGCATCGGCTCGACCACCTTCCAGGAATACCGTGGCATCTTCGAGAAGGACAGGGCGCTGGCCCGTCGCTTCCAGAAGATCGACATCGTCGAGCCGACCGTGGGCGAGACCTACGAGATCCTGCAGGGCCTGAAGTCCAAGTACGAGCTGCACCATGGCGTGACCTATTCCGACGAGGCGCTGCAGGCCGCAGTGGACCTGTCGGTGAAGCACATCGGCGACCGCCTGCTGCCGGACAAGGCCATCGACGTGATCGATGAGGCCGGCGCCCGGCAGCGCCTGCTGCCGGAAGGGCAGCGCAAGGAGCTGATCGACGTCGAGGAAGTGGAGGCGATCGTGGCCAAGATGGCGCGTATCCCGACCAAGCAGGTCAGCGCCACCGACAAGGATGTGCTGCAGCACCTGGAGCGCAACCTGAAGATGGTGATCTTCGGCCAGGACCCGGCCATCGAGACGCTGTCCTCGGCGATCAAGCTGGCCCGTTCGGGCCTGGGCAACCCGGAAAAGCCGATCGGCAACTTCCTGTTCGCCGGCCCGACCGGTGTGGGCAAGACCGAGGTGACCAAGCAGCTGGCGCTGCAGCTGGGCATCGAACTGGTCCGCTTCGACATGTCCGAATACATGGAGCCGCATTCGATCAGCCGCCTGATTGGCGCCCCTCCGGGTTACGTCGGCTTCGACCAGGGCGGCCTGCTGACGGAAAAGATCGTCAAGACGCCGCACTGCGTGCTGCTGCTGGACGAGATCGAGAAGGCACACCCGGACATCTTCAACATCCTGTTGCAGGTGATGGACCGCGGCGTGCTGACCGATACCAACGGTCGCGAGGCGAACTTCAAGAACGTGGTGCTGGTGATGACCACCAATGCCGGCGCGGCGCAGGCCTCGCGGCGTTCGATCGGCTTCACCAAGCAGGACCATGCCACCGACGCGATGGAGACCATCCGCCGCAGCTTCACCCCGGAATTCCGCAACCGCCTTGACGCAGTGGTGCAGTTCCAGGCGCTGGGCTTCGAGCACATCCTGCGCGTGGTCGACAAGTTCCTGATCGAGCTGGAGATGCTGCTGCAGGACAAGCACGTCAGCCTGTCGGCCACCCCGACCGCCCGTGATTGGCTGGCCCACCATGGTTTCGATCCGCTGATGGGTGCCCGTCCGATGGCCCGCGTGATCCAGGACAAGATCAAGCGTCCGCTGGCCGACGAACTGCTGTTCGGCAAGCTGGTCAACGGTGGCAAGGTCAACATCGACGTCCGCAACGACGAACTGGTGGTCGAGACCCAGGCCGAGCCGGAGCGTCTGCTGCCGGTGACGGTGGAGTAA
- the infA gene encoding translation initiation factor IF-1, protein MSKDDSIEFEGTVSETLPNTTFRVRLENGHEIIAHISGRMRKNYIRILTGDRVKVEMTPYDLTKGRITYRMK, encoded by the coding sequence ATGTCGAAAGACGATTCCATCGAGTTCGAGGGCACCGTCAGCGAGACGCTGCCGAACACCACTTTCCGCGTTCGTCTGGAAAATGGGCACGAAATCATCGCCCACATCTCCGGCCGCATGCGCAAGAACTACATCCGCATCCTTACCGGTGACCGGGTCAAGGTTGAAATGACCCCGTATGACCTGACCAAGGGTCGTATCACCTACCGCATGAAGTAA
- the aat gene encoding leucyl/phenylalanyl-tRNA--protein transferase, whose translation MTRQLPWRLADAPDAPFPPAETALRQPDGLLAVGGDLHPVRLLNAYAGGIFPWFSEGEPILWWSPDPRMVFRTEGVHLSSRFRRQLRGCDWEVTADTAFSRVMRACAAAPRPGQDGTWISPAMVEAYSQLHDLGFAHSFEVWERQTLVGGIYGVAIGSMFFGESMFSGASGGSKVALAALASTLRGWDWELIDAQVQNPHLLRMGAEHLPRAQFLDHVRHAVRRGGREGAWTQAVGRLPARRLAEG comes from the coding sequence ATGACCCGCCAGCTGCCCTGGCGCCTGGCCGATGCGCCGGACGCGCCCTTCCCTCCGGCTGAGACCGCACTGCGCCAGCCCGATGGCCTGCTTGCAGTAGGCGGCGACCTGCATCCGGTGCGCCTGCTCAACGCGTATGCCGGAGGCATCTTCCCCTGGTTCAGCGAAGGCGAGCCGATCCTGTGGTGGTCGCCGGACCCCCGCATGGTGTTCCGCACCGAGGGCGTGCACCTGTCCAGTCGTTTCCGCCGCCAGCTACGTGGCTGCGACTGGGAGGTCACCGCCGACACCGCCTTCAGCCGCGTGATGCGTGCCTGCGCGGCGGCACCACGCCCCGGCCAGGACGGCACCTGGATCAGTCCGGCGATGGTCGAGGCCTACAGCCAGCTGCACGACCTCGGCTTTGCCCACTCCTTCGAGGTCTGGGAGCGGCAGACGCTGGTCGGCGGCATCTACGGGGTGGCGATCGGATCGATGTTCTTCGGCGAAAGCATGTTCAGTGGCGCCAGCGGCGGCTCCAAGGTCGCCTTGGCCGCACTGGCTTCCACCCTGCGGGGCTGGGACTGGGAACTGATCGACGCCCAGGTGCAGAACCCACACCTGCTGCGGATGGGAGCCGAGCACCTGCCCCGTGCGCAATTCCTGGACCATGTGCGCCATGCCGTGCGCCGCGGGGGGCGTGAAGGCGCGTGGACCCAGGCCGTCGGACGCTTGCCAGCACGGCGTTTGGCCGAGGGTTAA